One window of Thermoplasmata archaeon genomic DNA carries:
- a CDS encoding nitroreductase family protein, with amino-acid sequence MDLASIIRSRRSIRAFQKAPVPEALLRELVDLANWAPSAGNLQARDFIVVRDEKTKDALAQAADQTELALAAAVLVICTNAKRIAKYGPRGRELFSVQDAAAATQTFLLAAHERGLGAVWMGSFNEDEVRQVLHLPRYARPVTLVALGWPAENPAPPERLALDEVLHWEHW; translated from the coding sequence ATGGACCTGGCTTCGATCATTCGCTCTCGGCGCAGCATCCGGGCGTTCCAAAAGGCGCCCGTCCCGGAGGCGCTCCTCCGCGAACTCGTGGATCTGGCCAACTGGGCGCCCTCCGCGGGGAACCTGCAGGCGCGGGACTTCATCGTCGTGAGGGACGAGAAGACGAAAGACGCTCTCGCTCAGGCGGCGGATCAGACCGAGCTCGCTCTGGCCGCGGCGGTCCTGGTCATCTGCACGAACGCAAAGCGAATCGCGAAGTACGGCCCGCGGGGGCGGGAACTCTTCTCCGTCCAGGATGCGGCGGCGGCCACCCAGACGTTCCTGCTCGCCGCGCACGAGCGAGGTCTCGGTGCCGTCTGGATGGGCTCCTTCAACGAGGACGAGGTGCGCCAAGTCCTGCACCTCCCGCGATACGCACGGCCCGTCACGTTGGTGGCGCTCGGGTGGCCCGCGGAGAACCCAGCGCCCCCGGAGCGACTCGCGCTCGACGAAGTCCTGCACTGGGAACACTGGTGA
- a CDS encoding APC family permease has translation MSPYSAFAYNILNIGIIFPWVYIGTIPFFPDANVWEGIVICGIFTAFLAVVYAGLASAMPRTGGDYVFQSRTLRPWFGFATVAMMIITFFCQWQALAGWLVSILGMYPLITGLGVTMNNTTLIAWGAWYITPWGITITSWVFSTIAALVLIKSFRWFVQIQWVMWYGFLLSFFLMVALFLLTPHSVFVDRYNHAAALINGLPAGNYYNQVIPGAQAAGFNPASTLAFASTLLVVPVALTSLGWVGYAQEQAGEIQGAQSLRNQMFINFGGGVVSMVMMGVLAYAMLATVDQNWLAGLAFPGNANTLILPWFSTLAMMLTDNPIILVLMIFGILLNAIQIVFNVIVGWTRVAVAMSIDGVLPKFVSKVSPRTHTPVNAHIIFLILGGFVFSAVYNLVPNYTVYTLAVTAVATVMYIGTAVGGAVFPWTRKEVYRTAPISKYKVGPIPVITICGVIAAVFSAWMLYYFLTYPFLVGIDWSKGILGNWFLVAVVLVFVFWVGYYFLRRWYLRTIGIELELAYKEVPPI, from the coding sequence ATGTCTCCGTACTCGGCCTTCGCGTACAACATCTTGAATATCGGGATCATTTTCCCGTGGGTCTACATCGGAACGATCCCCTTCTTCCCGGACGCGAACGTCTGGGAGGGCATCGTGATCTGTGGGATCTTCACGGCGTTCCTGGCGGTGGTGTACGCGGGCCTCGCGTCCGCGATGCCTCGGACGGGCGGCGACTATGTGTTCCAGAGCCGTACATTACGTCCGTGGTTCGGCTTCGCCACGGTTGCGATGATGATCATCACGTTCTTTTGCCAATGGCAAGCCCTCGCTGGCTGGCTCGTCTCGATCCTCGGTATGTATCCGTTGATCACGGGACTCGGCGTGACGATGAACAACACCACGCTCATCGCGTGGGGAGCGTGGTACATCACTCCGTGGGGCATCACAATCACCTCGTGGGTCTTCTCCACGATCGCGGCGCTGGTCCTGATCAAGAGCTTCCGCTGGTTCGTCCAGATCCAGTGGGTCATGTGGTACGGTTTCCTGCTGAGCTTCTTCCTCATGGTCGCACTGTTCCTCCTGACGCCGCACTCCGTGTTCGTGGATCGATACAACCACGCGGCAGCCCTCATCAACGGCCTGCCTGCGGGTAACTACTACAACCAGGTGATCCCGGGTGCCCAAGCGGCAGGGTTCAATCCCGCCAGCACGCTCGCCTTCGCGAGCACCCTCTTGGTCGTCCCCGTGGCACTCACGAGCCTGGGGTGGGTCGGATACGCCCAGGAGCAGGCGGGGGAGATCCAGGGCGCCCAGAGCCTCCGGAACCAGATGTTCATCAACTTCGGCGGCGGCGTCGTGAGCATGGTGATGATGGGAGTCCTCGCCTACGCGATGCTGGCAACGGTCGACCAGAACTGGCTCGCAGGGCTGGCGTTCCCGGGGAACGCCAACACGCTCATCCTCCCGTGGTTCAGCACTCTGGCCATGATGCTGACGGACAACCCGATTATCCTCGTCCTGATGATCTTCGGGATTCTGCTGAACGCGATTCAAATCGTGTTCAACGTGATTGTTGGCTGGACGCGTGTGGCCGTGGCCATGTCCATCGACGGCGTCCTGCCCAAGTTCGTGAGCAAGGTGAGCCCGCGGACACACACCCCGGTGAACGCGCACATCATCTTCCTGATCCTCGGAGGCTTCGTCTTCTCCGCGGTGTACAACCTAGTCCCGAACTACACGGTGTACACCCTGGCGGTGACCGCCGTCGCGACCGTGATGTACATCGGCACGGCGGTGGGCGGCGCGGTCTTCCCGTGGACGCGCAAAGAGGTCTACCGGACCGCCCCGATTTCGAAGTACAAGGTCGGCCCCATTCCGGTGATAACGATCTGCGGGGTCATCGCGGCGGTCTTCAGCGCCTGGATGCTGTACTACTTCCTGACGTATCCGTTCCTCGTCGGGATCGATTGGTCCAAGGGCATCCTGGGCAACTGGTTCCTGGTCGCCGTCGTCTTGGTCTTCGTCTTCTGGGTGGGGTACTACTTCCTCCGCCGGTGGTACTTGAGGACCATCGGGATTGAGCTGGAGCTCGCGTACAAGGAAGTGCCGCCCATCTAG
- a CDS encoding metallophosphoesterase: MPFESSKRKFKRIFLAVDIHGSEITYRKFLGAAKFYDVDALMMGGDLTAKTITPIVQQKDGTYSTRLSGQLRENLTEKDLGAIERDIANSGPYPIRLTQEEYDAFRASPKKVEDLFTQLMIDEIQRWTDMAEKHLAPLDIPMYWIGGNDDKAEALAKAVSKPHVHYVDEQVVRFDEDHELLGFGWTNPSPWKTPRELEEDELARRLSPLLNKVEDPAHAIYLMHVPPYETGLDIAPKLDATKDPPTPVTQGGQQILIPVGSTSVRQAIEEHQPLLGLHGHIHETKNATKIKKSVLVDPGSEYTSGTLRGAIINLERDRVLSYQFTSG; the protein is encoded by the coding sequence ATGCCGTTCGAATCGTCGAAGCGCAAGTTCAAACGCATCTTCCTCGCCGTCGACATCCATGGCTCTGAGATCACGTACCGCAAGTTCCTCGGGGCCGCGAAGTTCTACGATGTGGACGCGCTCATGATGGGGGGCGATCTCACCGCCAAGACGATCACGCCCATCGTGCAGCAGAAGGACGGCACGTATTCGACGCGCCTTTCGGGACAGCTCCGGGAGAACCTCACGGAGAAGGATCTTGGGGCCATTGAACGGGACATCGCGAACTCGGGGCCGTATCCGATACGCCTCACGCAGGAGGAGTACGACGCCTTCCGCGCGAGTCCGAAGAAGGTGGAGGACCTCTTCACCCAGCTCATGATCGACGAGATTCAACGCTGGACGGACATGGCGGAGAAGCATCTTGCGCCCCTGGACATCCCCATGTACTGGATTGGCGGGAACGACGACAAGGCCGAGGCCCTCGCCAAGGCGGTGTCGAAACCTCACGTGCACTACGTGGACGAGCAGGTCGTCCGGTTCGACGAGGACCACGAACTGCTTGGATTTGGATGGACGAACCCGTCCCCGTGGAAGACGCCCCGGGAGCTCGAGGAGGACGAGCTCGCACGGCGCCTGAGTCCGCTGCTCAACAAGGTCGAGGACCCCGCGCATGCAATCTACCTCATGCACGTGCCGCCGTACGAGACGGGGCTGGACATCGCGCCGAAGCTCGATGCGACGAAGGACCCCCCGACCCCTGTGACGCAAGGGGGACAACAGATTCTCATCCCGGTCGGCAGCACCTCGGTCCGCCAGGCGATCGAGGAGCACCAGCCGCTCTTGGGGCTCCATGGACACATCCACGAAACGAAGAACGCGACGAAGATCAAGAAGAGCGTCCTCGTGGACCCCGGCTCCGAGTACACCTCCGGGACGCTCCGGGGCGCGATCATCAACCTCGAGCGGGACCGGGTCCTGAGCTACCAGTTCACGTCAGGATAG
- a CDS encoding carbon-nitrogen hydrolase family protein produces MRIELVQFAPKFPGREENWERIREWSRRSPADIVVFPELSSCGYMYEKPEEIRPYVDAPSALGELERISAATGKLIVGGFAEQAAGARYNSAYAVGPQGTSIYRKIHLWNREKLLFREGGRPCMVEFQGRRIGIEVCYDIQFPELSAYLSRQGAELILAPTAWAVDAHGPSHGLHPHAFLAMATAYAYGIFVAVTNRTGPERGAVFPGQSCLADPWGQITILGESEEHRVFEIPFEEVPLAKRPNPRNDLQTDPRMVIAPPGGTHGSRQRRSATQRPTRRSSRTRARR; encoded by the coding sequence ATGCGAATCGAACTCGTGCAGTTCGCGCCGAAGTTCCCGGGACGCGAGGAGAACTGGGAGCGGATTCGCGAGTGGTCCCGGCGGAGCCCCGCGGACATCGTCGTCTTCCCAGAACTTTCGAGCTGCGGCTACATGTACGAGAAGCCGGAGGAGATCCGTCCGTACGTGGACGCGCCCTCCGCGCTGGGCGAGCTCGAGCGCATCAGTGCGGCGACCGGCAAGCTGATCGTCGGGGGATTCGCCGAGCAGGCCGCTGGAGCGAGATACAACTCGGCGTACGCGGTCGGTCCCCAAGGTACGTCCATCTACCGGAAGATCCACCTGTGGAACCGCGAGAAGCTCCTGTTCCGCGAGGGCGGCCGGCCTTGCATGGTCGAGTTCCAGGGCCGGCGGATCGGAATCGAAGTCTGCTACGACATCCAGTTCCCCGAGCTCTCCGCGTACCTGTCGCGACAGGGCGCCGAGCTCATCCTTGCGCCGACAGCCTGGGCGGTCGACGCCCACGGCCCGAGCCACGGGCTGCACCCGCACGCCTTCCTCGCGATGGCGACCGCCTACGCGTACGGGATTTTCGTCGCGGTGACGAACCGCACCGGACCGGAACGCGGCGCGGTGTTCCCGGGGCAGTCGTGTCTGGCCGACCCGTGGGGACAGATCACGATCCTGGGGGAGAGCGAGGAGCACCGGGTCTTTGAAATCCCGTTCGAGGAAGTCCCTCTCGCCAAGCGCCCGAACCCGCGCAACGACCTCCAAACCGATCCTCGGATGGTCATCGCCCCTCCGGGCGGGACGCATGGATCCCGCCAAAGACGGTCTGCCACCCAACGTCCGACTCGGCGATCGTCACGGACGAGAGCGAGACGTTGA
- a CDS encoding amino acid permease, with product MAAEAPTAEKTVFARKTSGLVKELGAFESFSINLISLGPGPAYALFLTLLVFTPGVNLMWATILGALVGVPVVVTYAIMAIEMPRSGGEYVYPSRLLHPYLGIVSGLSRMVNVIVYAAILPFWFSSLIVGPGLGSWGALTNNAGLQSLGAALTPGSGSTSNLYIVIIGEIVTFVLMALYVVMKPRLAFNLFSALLILELVGLLISLALLAAMGHGGFVNAVNNFMAGQGYKGNYYGDTASFGATSAMPYASSLSETLIFVPLVFAFYYMFTTAPNYIAGEFQRSSRSIRLGMTASYALSVIFAVAIVAVFENVVGMDFLNGAVWTSTAFLGGGPTPLPFAAGLTSLPMFAAGGNSVLLALMFLGATSWYLLWIILGFYIFSRYALSFSLDRLFPKALSAVSRRTHSPYAGIIILSVIGAILLPLVAYYYQQTYFPLVYLLFFLPMITVSLTSVSLVRLGMQKKRASYVVAGAVSFVATAVSAYLVSTLPDLGNAAGFTLGNQTTSYVTIGLIVVGSAVWYVLARAYNLRKHGVDVALAFKQLPPD from the coding sequence ATGGCAGCTGAAGCGCCGACCGCAGAGAAGACCGTCTTCGCGCGGAAGACGAGTGGGCTCGTCAAGGAACTCGGAGCGTTCGAATCATTCTCCATCAACCTGATCTCGCTGGGTCCGGGGCCGGCCTACGCGCTGTTCCTGACCCTGCTCGTGTTCACGCCCGGCGTGAACCTGATGTGGGCCACCATCCTCGGAGCCCTCGTCGGGGTGCCCGTTGTGGTCACCTACGCGATCATGGCCATCGAGATGCCCCGCTCTGGCGGTGAATACGTGTACCCGTCCCGGCTCCTGCACCCCTACCTGGGCATCGTCTCGGGGCTCTCCCGCATGGTCAATGTCATCGTGTACGCCGCCATCCTCCCGTTCTGGTTCTCCAGCCTAATCGTCGGCCCCGGTTTGGGCTCGTGGGGCGCGCTCACGAACAACGCAGGCCTGCAGAGCCTCGGGGCCGCGCTCACGCCCGGGAGCGGGAGCACGAGCAACCTGTACATCGTGATCATCGGGGAGATTGTGACTTTCGTGTTGATGGCACTCTACGTGGTCATGAAGCCGCGACTCGCCTTCAATCTCTTCTCCGCGCTTCTGATCCTCGAGCTGGTCGGCCTCCTGATCTCGCTCGCGTTGCTCGCGGCCATGGGTCACGGCGGATTCGTGAACGCGGTGAACAACTTCATGGCGGGCCAGGGGTACAAGGGCAACTACTACGGCGACACGGCCAGCTTCGGCGCGACCAGCGCGATGCCGTACGCCTCGAGCCTCTCGGAGACCCTGATCTTCGTGCCGCTCGTGTTCGCCTTCTACTACATGTTCACGACCGCACCCAACTACATCGCGGGAGAGTTCCAACGCTCCTCGAGGAGCATCCGCCTCGGGATGACCGCATCGTACGCCCTCTCGGTGATCTTCGCCGTGGCGATCGTCGCGGTCTTCGAGAACGTCGTGGGCATGGACTTCCTGAACGGGGCCGTCTGGACCTCGACGGCCTTCCTCGGCGGTGGCCCCACGCCCCTCCCCTTCGCGGCCGGGCTCACGTCGCTCCCGATGTTCGCCGCGGGCGGCAACAGCGTTCTCTTGGCGCTCATGTTTCTCGGCGCCACCTCGTGGTACCTCCTCTGGATCATCCTGGGCTTCTACATCTTCTCGAGGTACGCCCTGAGCTTCTCCCTGGATCGGCTGTTCCCGAAGGCTCTCAGCGCGGTGAGCCGCAGGACCCACTCGCCCTACGCGGGCATCATCATCCTGTCGGTCATCGGCGCGATCCTGCTTCCCTTGGTCGCGTACTACTACCAGCAGACCTACTTCCCGCTCGTCTACCTGCTCTTCTTCCTCCCGATGATTACGGTGAGCCTGACCTCGGTCTCACTCGTCCGCCTCGGGATGCAGAAGAAGCGGGCCAGCTACGTTGTTGCGGGCGCCGTCTCGTTTGTGGCTACCGCGGTGTCCGCATACCTCGTGTCCACGCTGCCCGATCTCGGAAACGCGGCGGGCTTCACCCTCGGGAACCAGACCACGAGCTACGTGACCATCGGGCTGATCGTCGTGGGCAGTGCTGTCTGGTACGTGCTCGCGCGGGCCTACAACCTCCGGAAGCACGGCGTCGACGTGGCCCTGGCGTTCAAGCAGCTGCCGCCGGACTAG
- the speB gene encoding agmatinase → MTEPLDAAGSPRFAQVATYGRLPLTRDLSHAKSVFLGIPWDDATSYRSGAREGPSAIRTASRLVRPYNMFAEVYPFRVLDTVDWGDVDPVPGYTEDTFERIQAALTPMFARGLVPFIAGGDHSITLPILRSHKAGAKEAASLIHFDAHFDTWESYWGTKRYTHGTWVKRAYEEGLISKGHVFQIGIRSSLYNHEDVPNNAAVVDRTFTVEDVDSQGYGPIMDHLVREIGSAPTYVSVDIDVLDPAFAPGTGTPESGGLTSRELIHFVRSLKRLNVIGFDVVEVAPQYDHTGQVTALAASNLLYEAMCAVAVHRKPGTR, encoded by the coding sequence GTGACCGAGCCGCTCGACGCCGCAGGCTCTCCGCGCTTCGCGCAGGTGGCCACGTACGGGCGGCTCCCCCTGACCCGCGACCTGTCCCACGCGAAGAGCGTGTTCCTGGGCATCCCGTGGGACGACGCGACGAGCTACCGTAGCGGCGCGCGGGAGGGGCCCTCCGCAATCCGCACGGCGTCGCGGCTCGTGCGGCCGTACAACATGTTCGCGGAGGTGTACCCGTTCCGCGTCTTGGACACCGTGGACTGGGGCGACGTGGATCCGGTGCCCGGCTACACGGAGGACACGTTCGAGCGCATCCAGGCCGCGCTCACGCCCATGTTCGCCCGCGGCCTGGTCCCGTTCATCGCGGGCGGGGACCACTCAATCACGTTGCCGATCCTGCGCTCGCACAAGGCGGGGGCCAAGGAGGCCGCGAGCCTCATCCACTTCGACGCCCACTTCGACACCTGGGAATCGTACTGGGGGACCAAGCGGTACACGCACGGCACGTGGGTCAAGCGCGCGTACGAGGAGGGCCTCATCTCCAAGGGCCACGTGTTCCAGATCGGCATCCGTAGCTCTCTGTACAACCACGAGGACGTCCCGAACAACGCCGCGGTGGTGGACCGCACCTTCACGGTCGAGGATGTGGATTCCCAGGGCTACGGCCCCATCATGGACCACCTGGTCCGCGAGATTGGCTCCGCGCCGACGTACGTCTCCGTGGACATCGACGTCCTCGATCCCGCCTTCGCGCCTGGGACCGGGACTCCGGAATCCGGAGGGCTCACGTCCCGCGAGCTCATCCACTTCGTCCGGAGCCTCAAACGGCTCAACGTGATCGGCTTCGATGTCGTCGAGGTCGCGCCGCAGTACGACCACACGGGCCAGGTCACCGCGCTCGCGGCCTCCAACCTCCTGTACGAGGCCATGTGCGCGGTCGCGGTGCACCGCAAGCCGGGGACGCGTTAG
- a CDS encoding OFA family MFS transporter, whose product MTVRLPRGSYLVVGLGMNLLLGTAYSWSVFRAALVAEFATRGADAFTALLPFAAAMAMFSVGMVFAGRAVDRLGPRKVALAGVLVFASGYMLCSLFDRSPWPMPTLTLLYGGLVGLGTGFGYNPTITTAVRWFPVRKGVASGIVVMGVGLSPVVTAPLAGYLIGIYGVPTTFLLLGILFLAVLVPLALLLQFPPAGWEPPAAVVTKQRRAWRPLTEVGPRTVLRSRVFWTAWTLYVLGTAEGFMVIGNAFTIAKEVGFATDAVATLAVIVLALFNSAGRPVFGRLADQWSPRETLLVMYTVLLGAMALLSVSSGLEPVFLGVALTGIVFGGFLAVMPALSTLYFGERHAGANYGLLFTAFGVGNLVALFAGGWIRETTGAYLSAFYVGLALSAVGLVLSLEVRPPRAVPAPG is encoded by the coding sequence ATGACGGTGAGACTGCCCCGCGGATCCTATCTGGTCGTCGGCCTTGGGATGAACCTCCTCCTAGGAACCGCATACTCGTGGAGCGTCTTCCGCGCCGCCCTCGTCGCAGAGTTCGCGACCCGGGGGGCGGACGCGTTTACCGCGCTCCTGCCCTTCGCCGCGGCGATGGCCATGTTCTCCGTGGGCATGGTCTTCGCCGGACGCGCGGTCGATCGTCTGGGACCGCGGAAGGTCGCCCTGGCGGGCGTCCTCGTCTTTGCCTCGGGCTACATGCTCTGCTCGCTCTTCGACCGCTCACCCTGGCCGATGCCCACGCTCACCCTGCTCTACGGCGGCCTCGTGGGCCTGGGCACGGGCTTCGGCTACAACCCCACGATCACGACCGCGGTGCGTTGGTTCCCCGTGCGGAAGGGAGTCGCTTCCGGAATCGTCGTCATGGGCGTCGGCCTCTCACCTGTGGTCACCGCGCCGCTCGCGGGATACCTCATCGGTATCTACGGCGTGCCCACGACGTTCCTGCTCCTCGGCATCCTCTTCCTGGCGGTCCTCGTGCCGCTCGCCCTGCTCCTGCAGTTTCCACCCGCGGGGTGGGAGCCGCCCGCGGCGGTCGTCACGAAGCAGCGCCGCGCGTGGCGCCCCTTGACCGAGGTCGGTCCGCGCACCGTGCTCCGGTCCCGCGTCTTCTGGACCGCGTGGACGCTCTATGTCCTCGGCACGGCGGAGGGCTTCATGGTCATCGGAAACGCGTTCACTATCGCGAAGGAGGTCGGCTTCGCGACGGACGCGGTGGCGACGCTCGCCGTGATCGTCCTCGCCCTCTTCAACAGCGCCGGACGCCCTGTGTTCGGCCGGCTCGCGGACCAGTGGTCGCCCCGGGAGACCCTCCTCGTGATGTACACGGTGCTCCTGGGAGCCATGGCGCTCCTGTCCGTGTCCAGCGGACTCGAGCCGGTGTTCCTTGGCGTAGCCCTCACGGGCATCGTCTTCGGCGGATTCCTCGCCGTGATGCCAGCCCTGTCCACCCTGTACTTTGGCGAGCGCCATGCGGGCGCGAACTACGGCCTGCTGTTTACCGCATTCGGGGTGGGGAACCTCGTCGCGCTGTTTGCGGGGGGATGGATCCGCGAGACCACCGGAGCGTACCTCTCCGCCTTTTACGTCGGCCTTGCGCTGAGTGCGGTTGGGCTCGTCCTGAGCCTCGAAGTGCGCCCGCCACGAGCGGTCCCCGCGCCGGGATAG
- a CDS encoding Rab family GTPase, with translation MGDGDIMKAKLCLAGASSVGKTSLIRRYVLNEFDDRYIATVGTKVSKKQVSVPLKDEEPVMVNLMVWDIMGQMGFRELLQEQYFQGAQGILAVADMTRSETLDDLYVWVDQIDRIAGALPIVLAVNKIDLPAETHMPESNLRKFAHAFDCDIVRTSAKSGENVEEVFWRLAGLVIHRALQHS, from the coding sequence ATGGGCGACGGCGACATCATGAAGGCGAAGCTCTGCCTCGCGGGCGCGAGCTCCGTGGGGAAGACGAGCCTAATCCGCCGGTACGTCCTCAACGAGTTCGACGACCGCTACATCGCCACCGTGGGGACCAAGGTCTCCAAGAAGCAGGTGAGCGTCCCCCTGAAGGACGAGGAGCCCGTCATGGTCAACCTCATGGTGTGGGACATCATGGGCCAGATGGGCTTCCGCGAGCTCCTCCAGGAGCAGTACTTCCAGGGAGCCCAGGGGATTCTCGCGGTCGCGGACATGACACGGTCGGAGACCCTCGATGACCTGTATGTCTGGGTCGACCAGATCGACCGGATTGCGGGCGCCCTCCCCATCGTCCTCGCGGTCAACAAGATCGACCTCCCCGCGGAGACCCACATGCCCGAGTCCAACCTCCGCAAGTTCGCGCACGCCTTCGATTGCGACATCGTGCGGACGTCCGCGAAGTCCGGAGAGAACGTCGAGGAAGTCTTCTGGCGCCTCGCAGGACTCGTGATCCACCGGGCCCTCCAGCACTCCTGA